The sequence below is a genomic window from Daphnia pulicaria isolate SC F1-1A chromosome 6, SC_F0-13Bv2, whole genome shotgun sequence.
TGCTTACGTTCGAGTGGATCGAATAATAGCCACAGATAGTGGCTGTAGACTATTGACGTAAGGTACTGATGGACTAGAGTGAggtcgaaacacatttttagtCTGTTGGCAAACAAATGATATGGGATACAGAGTTGATAATTATGAGATCATGTGAAGGATACTTGACAGCCATAATCACAAACATCCATCCCTTATTATTGTTCTGGAATAAAAAGCGAAAACAATAAGAGGCGATATAGCAGCAATAAACacctcgttttttttgttcaattgaAGAATTTTTCACTTGAACAGATTGTAAATGTAGTGCGCGCTTGATTCCAtccaatagaaaaataaattaagcaTTTCGTTGGAAATGGAATTATGCGCAGCAGAGACACGCTTAGAAATTCAGGAATagttattttagaaaatgtgAGCAATCAGTTCAACAAAACAACAGTGATTGCCATCTGATTAGTCTGGTAAATAGTTTGAAAAGAGCAGAGGTGAAAGAACGGCTTCGCCAAAGAAACTAACCTTTGAAACACACTTTTGAAACAACACATTCCGATAACAAAATCTATGTGGTTAGGCTTATTTAGGCTACCTATCGTTGCTAAGCATTTATTTTATCGTGCCTACAtgatcttattattattaaacttCAAGAAAATCAGAGCCAAAAAGAGCGGTGATTCGAAATGTGACCTTGCAGTCTCGCccttttaaagaatttttgaCACAAATATCATGTCAACCGGTTTCCTCAGACTCCAGAAGTTGTTAACGACAAGTTGTTAGACCAAAGCCCCTCGCAGATAGAGGCAACCATGTTCCACGATTTGCGCGGCAATTACGAATTCCTTTCgtcttaattaaaaaaaaataaataaaaaaaaatcccgttgCGTGATGGAATGAGACCAAAAGGAAATCATTAaacgaaaaggaaatcaaatcacCTTGCACGGTACAAGTGCCGTGTTTTATTATTGATAATATATTTCGTCTGGTATAATAGTCTAGATATTTCTTTGGAAGCATTGACCGCGCGCGCTCAGCGCCAAAGTGCCAGAAGGGCCAAAGCCAAACAATTCAAACTTTCATGGCGAGTTAGACACAATCAGCAAGCTACAAACGTATATATGAATAACCCTGCGTCAGTTTATACGAAAAACCTGTTTTcgggatgaatagaaaaatatgaaaaagtctgtaaaatatatatagaaaCAGCCCCCCAAGAAAATTTCCGACATTTACAGAATGACAGCTTGAAGGGTTGAGAGGAAAAGTCTATAAGAtacatacagtacccaccaaactattaggtacacccccctattttcaatgcattcttatggcactacgtgtcctagaaaaatgcaataactcttgaaccgcttgggctagatttttttccttttggccctgagtagatctaatgatgatctacattttttctacacatgaagttgtcgtaggattaacccccacggcgctacggtatcgttcagtttattaggtacacccgttttccccccatatgcgccgtgttaaatacggcgttttcaaaaatttacaaaaaatactaaaaatcaagctaaaatctttttctttgtgccaaaagatgcagaattcttcactctatacgaatataaagaataatttacaatcaaaccaactcagagaacccttccctataccctaaagttttccacttcaaaatttgtactttttactacacacttgcactgtcgcccccataggcattagaaatttcgacaaattttgaagtggaaaactttgaggtatagggaagggttctctgagttggtttgattgtaaatcattctttatattcgtatagagtgaagaattgtgcatcttttggcacaaagaaaaagattttagcttgatttttagtattatttgtaaatttttgaaaacgccgtatttaacacggcgcatatgggggggaaaacgggtgtacctaataaactgaacgataccgtagcgccgtgggggttaatcctacgacaacttcatgtgtagaaaaaatgtagatcatcattagatctactcagggccaaaaggaaaaaaatctagcccaagcggttcaagagttattgcatttttctaggacacgtagtgccataagaatgcattgaaaataggggggtgtacctaatagtttggtgggtactgtattcCACCCGTGACTGCTCGCCTGTTTAATGGTCAGTAACAAGTGACCGCGCATTTCCATCCGGATTGCAGGTAGCTGCTCTCCCAACAGAAGCCACTGTTGGATATGTATActcggtgaaaaaaaaaaaaaacaatcttaTAGTATACGGCACGCCTGTCATTTGAAATGCAAAAACGGAGAATTTTCCAAgacggatgatgatgaagtaATGCGGATAAAAAAGAACGACAGAGATCCATTCAGAATTGTTTCAATGgtcaattcatttcattttttggggggggggctgaATCTCAACTACTCTCATTTCTCACGTATGTGATGTGCCCGGAGAGACGTGTAAACCAGGGCGGATTATAACCTGACCCTGACGACGGATGCGTCGTTTGTAGAACCTGAGTGACGCGGATGAGGATGCTTCACGACGTCCGCGCGTGATGTGACGCAACAGATGCAAATGTCACATTTGTTAAAAGAGGGGAAAGAGAGACAAGTTAGTCGTAGTTTCATACAAGTCGGTGGGAGGGACGAAAATTACGGACGCGTGAACAAATTTCATCCGGCCGGAATGAGTTGTCGTTCCACCGTCGACAATGCCGGTCCGATCGTTTAACATTCAAGATCTACTCGATTACGATCCTAATAACGACGATTGCGTTAGCAGCCAAACAAGATCCGCCAAGCGAGAAAAGGAATCCGGTCGTAAAGAGACGGAAGAGACGGACGTGACCGTCATCATCGACGTCGAAAACCATCACCAGGATAAAGTGTTACTTCACAAGGACGAAAATGGCATCGAccggaagaacaaaaaagaccgAACCCACAATTCAGAAGGTTAGTAGGCTACCAGGCAGTTTTCTCAATTGACAAAATTGTTTCAATCTATAAAAATTAATCCGCAATTAATCAAATAGTTCCATTGCCGATTTACATCCGAGCCGATGCGAAATTCTGCGGTTCGTGGCCACCAAAGAGACGCATCCGCACCGTCTTCACAGGTCCGtctcttatatatttatttattattatttacacgcacgtcaaattaaaaaactaaaaccccccttcccaaaaaaaattttgatttgtgttaaatttaaacttgttttttttttttctgtattggCCAAGACGAGTTCCCGGGAAACTTATTATAAtacttttcataattttttgggaTCAATCCAGTCGGTCAGATTAATCAACTTGAGAAGCGGTTCCAGACACAACACTACTTGACGGCGGGAGAACGGATCGACTTGGCACGCCACCTAAATTTGTCCGTCTTGCAGGTGTGcaatagaaatatatataaaagctAACGCAGCACCATAATCGCCCGAGCTCTGATGCATGTTATGCCCACCCTTCCATAAATAATGTAACAAATAATCtcccggaaaagaaaaaaagaaatatttagatTGAAATAGAAACTTTCGTTCGCAACTTTTCAGCACGTCCAGTCCAGTCCGACAtctagaaaagagagagatccACTTTGGTTCATTTGGTtggaattatttctttttttcattgacCTGGAAAAAAGCTTTGCCAACTCTATACACACTGCTGATAGTCTATACATGTAGGAATATCAGATTGTTATTTAACACACAATGTATAGCTGTGGAGCTACTTTGCcagacacgccagtgcacaattTGATGACGTAAACGCGATCATGCGATGAGAAACTACTTTGATCGGTAAACAGACTCGCAGTCAGGACTATTTACCTAACGAATGTGTTGTCTATTCATTGTTGATTCGGTCTTTTCTATTCGATATTATACTAGGGATACGATTATACGATTTGGTTGGCAAATTGTACCGAATGTCGAAACTGTCTCATTCTAATCTACTAAGTAAGAATTCTGAGGAAATGAACAATTTGCAATGGGCCTATTTCATAATGAATTAAATGGAGACTTACCGAAAAGGATGTTGTTCCTGGTCAAAATGTAGATAGATGTACACACTCTAAATCTATGGCACACCATAATCGCCATGCAGCACCAGTAGAGAATAGAGTCACAGCTGGAAATAGTTATTGAAATTCTGCTGGTCGGAAATTGCAATTAAAATAACgcagagtaaaaaaaacaacacctgCACACTTGACAACGAGACAAACTACTGGCCACTGATGccaaaatggaacatcaaCAATAGGAGTAAGGGTAGGAAAAattcgagaaaaaagaaaagtggtcGGGAAGGGTGACATAACACACAAAGGGTGCAACGGTTAGAGTTAGCTAACCCATTCTACGTAATAGCTTGTAAGACCATCCCCCTAACATTCTTTTCGCTatcaaatcattttatttttgttcttttttttgtatcacGAAGGTCAAAACGTGGTTTCAGAATCGCCGgatgaaatggaagaagagcagCGCCGCTTGAATCCTTCCTCACACAAAAACCCATTTGATTTATTCTGTCGTGAGCTTTGGTTGCGCACGCGGTATCTAAAGATcttcataaataaataaacatgtCGACTACTACTGTTACAACTATTGTCGGCGTCTAGTGCAGCGTA
It includes:
- the LOC124343806 gene encoding barH-like 2 homeobox protein, which codes for MPVRSFNIQDLLDYDPNNDDCVSSQTRSAKREKESGRKETEETDVTVIIDVENHHQDKVLLHKDENGIDRKNKKDRTHNSEVPLPIYIRADAKFCGSWPPKRRIRTVFTVGQINQLEKRFQTQHYLTAGERIDLARHLNLSVLQVKTWFQNRRMKWKKSSAA